The stretch of DNA AAGATTTTTCTTCTCATCATGCTTCAGTCATCTCTTCATTACATCGAAATGGATGGTTTCgattagtaaaaataaaaatacttgtTAGTTGAACCGAAAGGCTTACTTCCAACACTTGGCTGAATTTGCTAGTGTTGGCATACTTGAACCAATAAAATGGTGAGTCTAGGCCTAAGGGAGACTCATAAATTGCTCGTTTGGCCTAAACTTGTTGGTTCAACTAATAGGTCTTCTTCAAGCTAGGTTCGGCTAACACCATATGCTAGTTTAAAAAAATCTAGCATCCAATGCAAAAGATAATGAcaattgggaaaaaaaaatattttccatatgAAATGAGGGAGGCCTTTGTTGAATTTTGGGCATGGGAGGGGATTGGTGGCATATGTTGGTAGCTTATAGGGAATACGTGTAATTTCTTCAAACTTAATACATAACCTAGAGGGCAATGATATATGAACAGAATTTTTGGGCAAGTTTTATAAAGATTGTACTCCTATAGATCGGCAAAGAAGCAAATAACCCATCATAATTAGGAGAATTTACAAAAATACCATTCCAACAACATTTTGGGTATCAAGATTTCGTACAGAAATCTTTATCCTTTGAATTAAATCTTCTTATTCCCCCAGTAAAAAAATGTAATCTACAGAAGTGTAAGATAAATACAAtctgttaaatttaatttgaccaaaaaatttgaatttattgtggATATATTTGATTGGCTTTTGTCCACATTGTCGATGCAGCATCTTACAGAGCTATACTGTGATGGTTTATTCAGAAAGCTAGAAATAGATTAATTGAAGATTAATTGATTTTATACTTTCTGAACAGTAATAACCAAACACTTGAGTGAGCTTATGTCTAATTCACAAATTCAAATGGGTTTATAATTCTAAGTTAATAAGGGTGTGTACAAAAACAACCATCGCAAAACAGGTCAATGGATATCAAAAACAAGAGTACCATCATCCAAGAACCccaaacataaatatttatatatctatagGGAAGGGACAAGATGCACCagcattaataatgcaaatCCAAACTTACATTTTGGCAAAGAAAATTGATCACTTATGCTCTCTACTCCTCAGTCTCATCATATTTCTTGAGCAGCTGGGAGCAGCCAGACATGGGCTTACCCCTGAGGAATCCCATGGCATTTGCGAAGCGAGTGTCGGAGGCGATGCCATTGGAGCGGGTCAGGATAACGCGAGCATGGTCGTGTCCTGGGTCGGGTTCAGCGCAGTAGGACAGCGGGCTGCTGATAAGCTTCGCGTTGCAGAAATCGTTCTCCCGGTCACCGGTGACCATGATATGGTAAGTCCCGGTTGAGTCCGTCACCCCCTCTATGCTGTATGTAAGCTGCAAAGTGTCCCTTTCCTTGCACTCAATTCTTACCCTAGCACCTGCCAAAGATCACCTTATAGCTCCCGTTCAGAATTTTCAACACGAAAATAAAGCTACTAACATTACTGGGAAATCAAATTTTTTCTGTCAATTTGATTGTTAAATGGCTTGTTTTTTGTTCTGCCATCCTTCTCAGATGGATCATAATTGACCCCAAAACAGAAGAAATCAAAAGGAGAAGATTGCAAGTTTGTGAATCAAAGATTAAAGCCTGGCATAAAGATTCTAGAAGAGAATTGACTTGGAATTTGAACTGTTAACCACAACGCTCACTCACATGTTCAACCTAGAAATGGTCGTATCTGAACAAAGAGCATCTACAAGATGAGGAAGAACAAGGCGA from Diospyros lotus cultivar Yz01 chromosome 6, ASM1463336v1, whole genome shotgun sequence encodes:
- the LOC127803144 gene encoding protein DOWNSTREAM OF FLC-like, which produces MGRMLEAAVVLVLLGLCLCALPWLGMAHDMGNPFVVRGRVYCDSCRAGFETAEASPGIAGARVRIECKERDTLQLTYSIEGVTDSTGTYHIMVTGDRENDFCNAKLISSPLSYCAEPDPGHDHARVILTRSNGIASDTRFANAMGFLRGKPMSGCSQLLKKYDETEE